A part of Halobaculum sp. MBLA0143 genomic DNA contains:
- the lysW gene encoding lysine biosynthesis protein LysW, giving the protein MTEADCVECGGTVTLHDDYEAGEILDCETCGVELEVLEAAPPVLDRAPELEEDWGE; this is encoded by the coding sequence ATGACCGAGGCAGACTGCGTCGAGTGCGGGGGGACGGTGACCCTGCACGACGACTACGAGGCCGGGGAGATACTCGACTGTGAGACGTGTGGAGTGGAACTCGAAGTGTTGGAGGCGGCGCCGCCGGTCCTCGATCGAGCACCGGAGCTCGAAGAGGACTGGGGTGAGTGA
- the argH gene encoding argininosuccinate lyase — translation MTDRETDGHGGQAGDTDDGTESGTVVRGERFRGGPARSFLSSLAADERIFAADLAVDRAHVVMLAEQRIVDDGVASEILAALDDVEAAGHDALPDGEDVHEAIESAVVDRVGPDGGRMHTARSRNDEVAACIRHRLREDLLAAAAATVGLRTALTAVAADNTETVMPGYTHLQPAQPTTVAHWALSYEAAVGRDTARLLAAFDRTNRSPLGAAAFAGTPFEIDRERTAGLLGFDGVVRNAADAAAGRDFLVEATTALATHATTLSGLAEDTLLFANRGFLTPADDYASTSSIMPQKVNPDTLELVRATAGDAAAGLNGLLTTLKGLPRAYNRDLQRATPHAWETVDAVTEATEVAAGAVATADWNESALTAAAGEGFSAATGVADALARAGLPFRTAHEAVAAAAEDAEAALDDDDPEAAVDAVDAAVRASTGEAVEAYVARDRLAAVLAPATSVAERDSAGGPAPTATTEEVTTARAEVEADETAVADRRDALAAAAARLTEEVDDRV, via the coding sequence GTGACTGACCGCGAGACCGACGGCCACGGCGGCCAGGCGGGCGACACCGACGACGGAACGGAGTCCGGGACGGTCGTCCGCGGGGAGCGGTTCCGCGGCGGTCCGGCGCGGTCGTTCCTCTCCAGTCTCGCGGCCGACGAACGCATCTTCGCGGCGGACTTGGCCGTCGACCGCGCCCACGTCGTGATGCTGGCCGAACAGAGGATCGTCGACGACGGCGTCGCGAGCGAGATCCTGGCGGCGCTGGACGACGTGGAGGCGGCCGGCCACGACGCGCTGCCGGACGGCGAGGACGTCCACGAGGCGATCGAGTCGGCGGTCGTCGACCGTGTCGGCCCGGACGGCGGCCGCATGCACACCGCCCGTTCACGCAACGACGAGGTGGCGGCGTGTATCCGGCACCGGCTGCGCGAGGATCTGCTCGCGGCTGCGGCGGCGACCGTCGGCCTGCGGACGGCGCTGACGGCGGTCGCCGCCGACAACACGGAGACGGTGATGCCCGGCTACACCCACCTCCAGCCCGCACAGCCGACGACGGTGGCCCACTGGGCGCTGTCGTACGAGGCGGCCGTGGGGCGCGACACTGCGCGGCTGTTGGCGGCGTTCGACCGGACGAACCGGTCGCCGCTGGGGGCGGCGGCGTTCGCGGGCACGCCGTTCGAGATCGACCGCGAGCGGACGGCCGGGCTGCTCGGGTTCGACGGCGTCGTCCGCAACGCTGCCGACGCCGCGGCCGGACGTGACTTCCTCGTGGAGGCGACGACGGCGCTGGCGACCCACGCGACGACCCTGTCCGGACTCGCGGAGGACACGCTCCTGTTCGCCAACCGTGGGTTCCTGACGCCCGCCGACGACTACGCTTCCACCTCCTCGATCATGCCCCAGAAGGTGAACCCGGACACGTTGGAGCTGGTGCGGGCGACCGCCGGGGACGCCGCCGCGGGGCTGAACGGACTCCTGACCACGCTGAAGGGGCTGCCGCGGGCGTACAACCGCGACCTACAGCGCGCGACCCCCCACGCCTGGGAGACGGTCGACGCGGTGACGGAGGCGACGGAGGTGGCCGCCGGCGCCGTCGCCACGGCCGACTGGAACGAGTCGGCGCTGACGGCCGCGGCCGGCGAGGGGTTCTCCGCGGCGACCGGCGTCGCGGACGCGCTCGCACGGGCCGGGCTCCCCTTCCGGACGGCCCACGAGGCGGTCGCGGCCGCGGCCGAAGACGCCGAGGCCGCGTTGGACGACGACGACCCAGAGGCGGCCGTCGACGCCGTCGACGCCGCCGTCCGGGCGTCGACCGGCGAAGCGGTGGAGGCGTACGTCGCCCGCGACCGGTTGGCGGCCGTGTTGGCGCCGGCGACGAGCGTGGCCGAGCGCGACTCCGCCGGCGGCCCGGCGCCGACGGCGACCACGGAGGAAGTGACGACGGCCCGCGCGGAGGTCGAGGCCGACGAGACGGCCGTCGCCGACCGCCGAGACGCGCTCGCGGCCGCCGCCGCCCGACTGACCGAGGAGGTGGACGACCGTGTCTGA